The sequence ACCGACAAGATACTTTTCCTTCTACACGGTTGGCAGTCAAGCATACAGCTGACATGAGGGAGCTTCCATTAGCGAGGAAAGTGCACGCATGATGAGCACTTCGTAGTCAACGAGCGACTTCCTGGAGGCAGAGCGGCTCACTCGCCGCCTTCAATTAAAGCCAGAAGcccaagtaaacaatacacgCAAGTTGACTCCCAAAAGAGCTGCAAGAAGGCCACACACCGGCGCTACCATTCAAACAAATCACTTGACACCATTTATGGCTGGATCAGAAGATCACATTGTTGAGCTTTTGCTTCGATAGCGTTTTCCGACATCGGTGAGAAGTTCAGAGGTCACCTCAGAAGGGGTTGGAGGATGACGGGGAAGGTGGGCGAGACATGCCGGTGGGCAGTGGGATGATTTTGTGCTTCCTGAGGAGATGGACCAACACGGTGTTGCACACGTTGTGCTCCTCTAGCATCTTAGGACCGGCGGGAACGCTGCGAATGGAAAAGACTTTGTGAAacactgccatctagtggaggGAAGGGATCATGTATAGACGCGTCATTGGATTggacagtggtgccttgagatatgcAGCACTATAAGTGAAACgtgcctttttatttatttatttatttattcatttatttatttaaacatttCCTGAGTTGTAGAGTAATAATTAGGTCATCAACATTATACAAAATATGTCGATGGATAGTTGATGTGCGCTTTTGGCAATACTTTACTCTTCATGCTAGCATAATAGCAGCCTTGGTATCCTGTTGTGCATGtgcaaagtcagctgggagaCTTTCACAGATTGAGAAACGGTTCTTAACTGGCCAACTGGTTTAGACAAAgcttaaataaacattcaacTAGCCACTTCAAGCCTACATGATCCAGCTTTAAGATCacaactgtgaggcagacatcCTAAACGTCACATTTTTGCTGCTGGGATTTTGCTCCTTTTACTGTCGCTGCCAATATTATAAACCGTTTAATGAGGTTATGAGggagtcgccatggcaacaagcCAGCCAAGCATAAAAGTGGCTGAGAAGCTGCTATTTGCCCGTAATTGCTCTAACATCACCAATACGTGAATTCAAATGACTCAAGGCGACGATCAGGATCTCAACGGCGACGTTTAGTTATTAGTATGTGCAGTGGATAGAAAAGAGTTTACACACCCCTATTGGAATGCCAAGTTTTTGAGCTATAAATCAATAATTTCAGGAGGAAAGGTGAAACTAAACAACTGAGATGGTGTGGCTGTGTGCAAAATGAATCATGTTCAAACTCATGCAAAGTGGaatcagcacacacacatcacaagTGTGGAAGCGTTACACGGGCCCGTAACAACTCACTGAAAGATGCAAGGTCCAAAAATGGTGGCCAGACTGTCCACCGTCATGCGGTTCAACTCGCTGCAAGCCGCCACTCTGGAAAGGAAGTTGGCGATGTACAACAAGACGATGAGGTGGTCGTCCGGGATGCGGCGAAGGTGTTTTTTCAAGGACAGGGTCAACTCGTATTCGTCCGTATTGCCTAAGGGGAGAACATgtaaaaggacaaaaatgtacttttaagtCTTACAATCTCAGGATGGGCATTGGAGAAATGAGCAAAATTCGGTTTTTGCTAATGGGAAGGGAGAATCTCTCTGTCAATGTTCcaaacacttttttattttaatcaaccTAGAAGACGTATTGTACCGCTGAAGGTCTGGACGAGAAGTCTGCGTTGGTACTCTGGGACGACTGGGTCGGGCAGCTGTTGAAAGAAGAGCTTGAGGAGCGAAGCCACGGTGTTCACGTGTTCCAGCTCCAGTTTGACTTTCTCGCCATGATCCAACCGTCGCCTCAATTGGTGGATCTTCACCACTGAGCAGCCCCCGCGAAAAAGATCCTCATAGTCCATCGCTGATTACAAAAGCAAACGGAGTTACAAGACAGAATAAGACAATTTGTCAGAGGGTGCGTGTATCAGTTACCATTTTTCTCCAAGAACTCTACCATATCCCGTAAGACAAGCGGTATGCCGTTGACTGTTTTCCCATTTTGTCTTAGCGTCTGTAAGGAAACGCCAAACACACACTTAGCCGCCACTCCAGATTTTGGGACCCGGCAGACAGGAGCAGATCCATCTCGGTTGAAATGAATACTAAACCGCATCCTTAATGACGAAGACCTCTCATGCTGAAAGGGGAGCGATGCATTGCAACAACAGATTTTGTATTTGATGAGGTTTTCCCAACATTTATTTGCCAACACTTGACAATTTGATAAACGATTTAAGAATTTACTTACAGAGAATAATGAAAGTTTCCCTCCCATGTTATAGCCAGATGGGCGGGCAAGTCAAGCACTTGACCTTGTTGGTATTTATGTCATTCcttccatttgttttccatttggtCTCAGAAAGGGTTGCCTGATGTAAGACAACTGCTGACTTTTCTATTACACTTTGAATGTGTACTTCAACTAATTATAATTCACGACAGCCATTAAATTTGGATTAGGGACGAACTAATGAGGCCAACTTTGGctgtacaaa is a genomic window of Syngnathus acus chromosome 15, fSynAcu1.2, whole genome shotgun sequence containing:
- the LOC119134836 gene encoding protein FAM13A-like isoform X2: MGGKLSLFSTLRQNGKTVNGIPLVLRDMVEFLEKNAMDYEDLFRGGCSVVKIHQLRRRLDHGEKVKLELEHVNTVASLLKLFFQQLPDPVVPEYQRRLLVQTFSGNTDEYELTLSLKKHLRRIPDDHLIVLLYIANFLSRVAACSELNRMTVDSLATIFGPCIFHVPAGPKMLEEHNVCNTVLVHLLRKHKIIPLPTGMSRPPSPSSSNPF
- the LOC119134836 gene encoding protein FAM13A-like isoform X1; the encoded protein is MGGKLSLFSHERSSSLRMRFSIHFNRDGSAPVCRVPKSGVAAKCVFGVSLQTLRQNGKTVNGIPLVLRDMVEFLEKNAMDYEDLFRGGCSVVKIHQLRRRLDHGEKVKLELEHVNTVASLLKLFFQQLPDPVVPEYQRRLLVQTFSGNTDEYELTLSLKKHLRRIPDDHLIVLLYIANFLSRVAACSELNRMTVDSLATIFGPCIFHVPAGPKMLEEHNVCNTVLVHLLRKHKIIPLPTGMSRPPSPSSSNPF